The genomic segment caatgcgcctatgaaggacaagagcacgaaaataatcggtttaaaacaaacaaaaatcatatataaagtaattaattatcatgcatttgtatcaaatgaaagaaatattacatgtgatgctcgtcaaacttcgttcgagaaaagtttgagaagagaagagggtatcgcgcactaagataaagtgaatgaattttcaatctcctgctcaaatttttattgaattcactaaccttttgacgtcgaatttaaaagtcattcgacgttttatatccttttacgtggaattacaattctaaacgacgtttaataattgcatttatttacaaaaatttcacccctcatttttaacattggttatttagtggttggacgttaacgtgtgatgttatacgttgtttttgtactagtgttaaGATCCCGCTTTCATATATTATCAACTATATATGTTATTGAATCAaagtaaaaacaagaaaatgaatgaaaatatttactttGTTGAAATGGAAATATAATAACCAATGCAACATAGAAACCTAgtgtacaaataaatatttaacgatcaaACAAGGACATATaacatattcaaataaaatattttaaattactatttaCTACAATAATTTTTAGACATGATTGTATACGTTATTTcatattattgaattaatttgaaaaattaaattatttattataagaaaaaattgaattatttattattgttattatgggCTTGTAGCTAGCCGATCAGGTATGGTGACAAACTGGATAGAAAGGACCAAGCAGTTGACGTGCCAAAAAGCATCTCATAATCGCTCGGTCCCGACAGCAGTTAAGTAGAATTAATGCGTAGTTAATATTACAACGGATACTAATGAGTggttaaaatttgtattaatgaccattaaaaaggtaaattaattggtgaGATTCTtctaaactctataaataagggtttttTTACTCactattaaactataaaaaaccTACTGAGAAagattctgacttgagcgtcggagtgtatTCTGCAGGTCACCTCGTATACTTATCGGTTACCAAAGCACGAAGCGGAGAAACGTTCGGCATACAAGAAGATCTACATAGGCGAATTATCCTCGTTCTATTTCAGTAGAAACATTTTGGTGCTTACCATGGGGCCGAAGATTTTTTGAAGACACCCTAGACCATAAGGATGGCAGCACAAGACCAATAGCGATGATGTAGGAGATGCAAAGGAGGATGGAAGCCATGCAGGCGGAGATGGTGACTTTGAGCATCGAGCGCGATGCGGGATAGAGGGCCCCGCTGAATCAGCAATCGGCAACACCCACTCAGAATCCTATAGTGGAATTAGCGTTGACGTGCCAGAAAGCATCTCATGACTGCTCAGTTCCGACAACAGTTAAGCAGAATTAATGCGCAGTTAATATTACAACGGCTACTAATGAGTGATTAAGGTTTGTATTAATggccattaagaggtaaattaattggtcagattcttctaaactctataaataagggtttaatTTCGAAACTCACTTTTTTACTcactattaaattataaaagaccTACATAGGAGTGTATTCTGCATGAACATCGAAGCGTATTCTGCATGTCACCCCCTATATCCATTGCTTACTAAAGCACAAAATGGTGAGACGTTCGACATACACACAGGCGAATTATCCTCGTCTCATTTCAGCAggaacaaatataaataatatataatgactTTTTTCCCCAGAAaatcatttatttgtttaatctATTTCGAACTTAACACATACATCTAacctttataaaaataacatttaataataatttaaatttatatatatatataatattttgataattagaatcaattcaaatttatccataatatttaataataaatgtttggaAACATGTAAATAGTTAAAACATCATATTATCCGCGGGTaacgggtattttaatacccgtttctaaacgggtcgggtacggGTAGTATACCACACGCCCCGCGGGTACCCGCTGCCcgcgaaaaattaaaaaaaaattatatattttttaattaaattaattaaaaataaaataaaattatattttattaggttaaatttaattaaaattaaattttaatttatatttaatttatattatatatatatatatttgtaattttatttaaattttattttaaatatgtattaaatatttcttttttattttttacgggTATCTGCGGATACCCGCAGGTTTTAAAATACCCacgaatattttttaaacgtgTATCCGATAGGTAACGGATCGGGTAACGGGTACAATTTTATCCGGCGGGTCGGATTGCGGGTAAACACTACCCGTGcccgacccgttgccatccctacATCATATATACTTATAAAGGAGAGGAgaccaaaattttaaacttaaatatttggtttaatcctttttgacatccctatttgtgtaggaatGTCTCATataggtcctcgttttttaaagtgtatcaaaatagtccttaattttgaaaattgagatcaattgagtccttcccgttaagttggctggacggcgttaaaaaaattgatgagtgggatgctgagatgacgaaatgTTACTGACGTGGCATTGAGTCCTCCCTGTAAGCTATGTCCATCGACACGTCCCTCTCGTccacccaaaccctaaaccccttCAGGATCATGCGCACCGCGTTGCAGTCCTCGAATGTTCGCCGAACCCCGCGCAGGCTCGTTAAATACACCACGATTCGCTCCTCCGTCCCGGACAACCGAAACGGCGTCGTCGTCGTGCACGAGTCCCAACTCGCTTTTGATTCCGATTGGGACTCCGATTCTGCAGCCTTCTTCGAGGAGGACTCGAACAAGGTACAGAGCTTCCTCACCATTTTCCCGCGGATTGAGGTTTTCGCCGACTCAGCGGATCCGTAGAACCGATTCAGCGAACCGGACCGGTCCAGACTCTGCTGGCTCTGAGGAACGTAAGGTTTCTGCGAGTGCTCAGAATGAATCGTGTTCGACCGGTTGAAGAACGGAAACCGCGACATCTTCGACAAATTCGACACTCTCCGAGCTCCTGAACGCAAATAATCGAAAGAATTTAGCGTTAGTTTTCGGAAATTGACTTTGAAATGCTATAATTTTCATCATCTAATTCGAAATTGATTCAATTCAAAATCATTTGCATTTCCTGAAGcgaaattttctcaaaattacGTTTTCCGGCAGCTGATATTTCAACGCGGCTTCATTTTAACACGAATTAGAACATTTCAGGGTTTCTTTTTGAGGATTTTCCATGTTCAATCAGAAATTACAACCGAGCTCGAATTACAGGGATGAGAGTttaaaagaaaacgaaagaaagaaaaaaaaaaggaagcgATGAAATTCAGAGTTTACTGTGTTTCACGTCCGGCAACGGTGAGAATGCTCCGACTCGGCGGCAATGAATGACGGAAAGACAAAGTCCAGAAGGTGAGTTCTGTTACTTTGGTTAAGGGattgatgttttttttctttgaatatttgttgtttgaagttttgtgtttgttttgagttttggggttttatgTGTCTGTGTGTGGTGTTTCAGTTTGTAGTTGAAACAAGAATTGGGTTTTGTCTGTTTTAGTTTTGGAGAATGCTTGAGAGATGAAGAGAAAAAGGTGAGGTAAGGGttgccgtccagccaacttaacggaaaggactcaattgatctcaattttcaaaattaaggaccattttgatacactttagaaaacgaggacctatcTGAGACATTCCTACACagatagggatgtcgaaaagaattaaacctaaatattttaatgtattatcTCCCGTGCATGAACAAACCAAACGCTTTCAgtaggaaataaaaaataaaaaagccttacttttaacatattaaagGAACCAACCCAATAAATTGAACCAGTTTTGCTATCTCCATTTGCATATATCACAATTCACAAGTACATCTACTGTCCCAAAATCCTCACATCTCCGATCGGGATCCTTCCACTGATCAAAAAGTAAACAAAACGAAATTGCTCATAGAAACTGTTCAAGCTAGTTGCGCAGGAAAGAACTAATCAAACATATTTACTTCAATAACTTATTGTGTACAAAACAAAGCGGAAGTATTTTATGATTTCAATCTTTAGAAGTAAAGTCTATTACATCATAAGAACAAGTATGACATAGTCGAAGAAGCATAGCTCCGAATTTGACGAGTATTAATGTAAGGACTATGTTTATTGTTGTATCACGAACACAGACAATGCAGATCAATGTTTGATTTTTGGCTTCTTCACTATCATTACCGTGCAGTGAGCATGATGAGCACAATAATCACTTACACTCCCTAAAACAGCCCTGcaaaatataacaaagaaaacattaatcGACGACTAGCTTCTACAGGAAGAATATACACAAGGACCCGTTTTGGGCCTAAAAAATCTTTACATCACACATAATCACGTTTTCcaatttacaagaaaaaattaacaaagtgTCATCTAAAAACTGATTAAGAGCACGGTGATATGAACAAGTTCTCTTACTTGTCAGAACTTATGTTATTGGTATTGAGAATTTAAGAAATTTGAGCAATTTAAAAGCACTTTAAGAAATTTCATATGAACTCAAATCTCATTCTCCAACCCATCACTTGGCAACTAAATATAATCACCCAAAACTGCAAAGCAAGTACCTTTTTATAGCTCCATAACCGTGACTACCCACAACCAATACTGCTGCATGATACTTTTCCACAGCATCACAAAGAACATTTCTGGGATCGCCTTCCACAACCTCCGCTGTGACATCATCTACCTGAGAAATAATCAGATCTTATTACCAATTATATTAACTGATAAAGAATGAATCAAAAACAGTGACAGAAGAAGGTTAAGAATGAAATTACAGATTTGTCGATGCAAAGTTGTCTAGCGGAATCAACGACTCTGGCCGCAATCTTTCTCAAATCAGAATCTACAATAGGCAATATCTCAGCGGCACCTACATACACTAAGGAAGGGTTCTGAATTGAATTAAAGAAGAAAGTAGGAGAGTTAAGAAAGTAACAGAAGGGACGTACCAGGTCCGGCGAGACCCACGGCGGAAGTGGCGGTGGGTCTGGAGTGAACGAGAACCAGCTTGAAGATTGGACTCGGAAAGAAGTGATCAAGGGTCCATTTGAGAGCGTACGTGCTCTGTTCACTGTCATCTATTCCGATCACCACCACTTGCTTCTCTGACGATCCTGCCATCTCAAAAACCAAAACCACAACAATTATACCCACTTCCCTTGACAACTCCAATTATTTATAAACACATCCAAACCCACTTGTCAATTATTCAATCGTTGCTTACTCGTGAAACCCTTGTCTGAAAACGACGTGCTCGTCCCTTGCGGATACTGTAGGATAAAACAGGGGCCACCAATACAATTCagtaaagtttttttctttatttatgtatttatttattagccttctttttttatatttcaaattttaaatatcaatacaTTTCGTAGCCAGTAAATACTCCTCTTCGTTGTTGTCAAAACTCAAAAGATAATCATACAACATCCATTCATCGAATCTGATTCCTACATAGTGtttataaaatctaaattatttcGGATAGCGTAagatactttttcttcttcttttggtATGTAGCGTA from the Vigna angularis cultivar LongXiaoDou No.4 chromosome 3, ASM1680809v1, whole genome shotgun sequence genome contains:
- the LOC108324162 gene encoding uncharacterized protein LOC108324162, producing the protein MSRFPFFNRSNTIHSEHSQKPYVPQSQQSLDRSGSLNRFYGSAESAKTSIRGKMVRKLCTLFESSSKKAAESESQSESKASWDSCTTTTPFRLSGTEERIVVYLTSLRGVRRTFEDCNAVRMILKGFRVWVDERDVSMDIAYREDSMPRQ
- the LOC108324161 gene encoding universal stress protein PHOS34-like isoform X2; its protein translation is MAGSSEKQVVVIGIDDSEQSTYALKWTLDHFFPSPIFKLVLVHSRPTATSAVGLAGPGAAEILPIVDSDLRKIAARVVDSARQLCIDKSVDDVTAEVVEGDPRNVLCDAVEKYHAAVLVVGSHGYGAIKRAVLGSVSDYCAHHAHCTVMIVKKPKIKH
- the LOC108324161 gene encoding universal stress protein PHOS32-like isoform X1, which translates into the protein MAGSSEKQVVVIGIDDSEQSTYALKWTLDHFFPSPIFKLVLVHSRPTATSAVGLAGPVYVGAAEILPIVDSDLRKIAARVVDSARQLCIDKSVDDVTAEVVEGDPRNVLCDAVEKYHAAVLVVGSHGYGAIKRAVLGSVSDYCAHHAHCTVMIVKKPKIKH